The Pedobacter ginsengisoli region TATGCATTGGCAAAAACTTTAGGTCATAAAGCACTGTCAGTAAATGCGATACTCGCAAATAGAGTAAATTTCGAATTCAGCAAAAACCCTGGAGCGGTTGTAGACAGGGCGATAAAAATGGTTCTGGAGAAAATAATTAAACAAAAATGACGCAATCACTGTTCATTCGGTATGATTAATGTTCAGAGATTAATTATAAAGTGTGATCAATAGAATTAAAAATAAGAGTAATATGTTAGGGAAAATAAAAGAGAGATTCGTGTTGTCGGTGGTTAATTCTTCGCTGACGGGGTACGAAGCTAAAGATCTGGATACCGGAAAAAGGTTAATCTCTGTACTTGCGGGTGTATATATCTTACAAAAAGGAATCAGAAATATTCGTCAGCATCCGTTTACAGCAATTGAAGAAGTTGCTCTAGGAAGTATTTTATTATATAATGCCGCAAGTGGCTTAAATAAGAGAATAACTAAAAAACCAACTGAAATATCTGATATAAGAAGAAATCAAATTCAAGGCAACGACCCAAGGTCTGATGTACCTGCGTTTGTATAAGCTTAAACGATTAAACAATAAAGGCCGATACTGAGTATGGGCCTTTATTGTTTAATCTATTTTTATTTCTTAACCGGTTTAGCGGTCAGATAAAACGTCAGCTTACCGCCAGCCGTAATATCAGAGTGTTTAATTGTATTTCCAGCAAGCTGTTTTCCATTTAACAAAACCTTCTGAACATACACATTTTTATCACTTTGATTTAAAGCTTCAATAGTAAACGTTTTCCCATTTTCAAGTGTAAGCACAGCATTTTTTATAGCCGGGCTTCCCAAAGAATAGTCTTCAGAGCCTGGAGATACCGGATAAAAACCTAAAGAAGAAAACATATACCATGCACTCATTTGTCCGCAATCATCATTACCACCCAACCCATCAGGTGTAGGTTTATACTGCATTTTCAGGATCATACGCACCCTCTCCTGCGTTTTCCAGGGTTGTCCAATCCAATTGTACAGATAAGCCACATGATGAGCAGGCTCATTGCCGTGCACGTATCCACCAATAATCCCCTCTCTGGTAATATCTTCTGTTTCAGCAAAAAACTCATCCGGAAGGTGCATCGTAAATAAAGAATCTAACCTTAAGCCAACCTTTTTATTGCCGCCCATTTGCTCAATTAAAGCTTTAGGGTCCTGAGGCACAAAGAAACTGTAGTTCCAGGTATTGCCTTCAATAAACCCTTGTCCATGAGTGCTTAATACATCAAACTCTTTTTTAAAAGAACCATCAGCCATTTTTGGCCTCATAAAACCTATAGACTTATCAAACACATTTTTCCAGTTTCCAGAACGCTTGGTAAATTCATCATAAACATCCTGTCTGTTTAGCTTTTTAGCCAGCTGAGCAATACACCAGTCATCATAAGCATACTCTAATGTATTCGAAACCGACGTTCCGCTGCGCTCTGCCGGGATATAACCCAGATCTATATAATCCCCTATCCCCTCATAATCGCGGTGATTGGCAGTGGTTACACAAGCATCCAGCGCCTTGTTGGCATCACCATTATATACACCTTTAATAATTGCGTCTGTTAAAACAGAAACACTGTGGTAACCGCTCATGCACCAGTTATCGTTTGCATAGTGCGACCATATAGGAAGCATTTTTAACGCACTCTGATCATAATGAGCCATCATTGATTTTACGATGTCGTTGTTTCTGGCAGGCTGCATGATATTCAAAAAAGGGTGCAATGCACGATAAGTATCCCACAAAGAGAACGTGGTGTAGTTGATAAAGCCATCGGCTTTATGAACATCCTGATCCAACCCTTTATACTCTCCGTTTACATCGCTGTAGTTCGTCGGGTTAATAAAAGCGTGATACATTGCTGTATAGAAATTGGTCTTATCATCTTCCAAAGCATCAATTTTGATCTTGTTAAGCTCCTTATTCCACTCTGCCTGTGCCTGTTGTTTTACTTTATTAAAATCCCATCCCTGTGCTTCTGCCTGCATGTTCTCCAAAGCATTTACCTGACTAACAGGAGATAACGCGAACTTTACCTTGATCTTTTCCTGATTTTCTGTTTTAAAATCAAAGTACATTCTAATACGTCGTCCTGCAATATCCGGAAAGTTTTTAGTCTGGTCAAACTTTCTCCAGAACCCCTTATACACCTGTGCTTTATCAAAATTCTTTTGTCCGTAAGAAACAAACGGTTTAGAAAATGACATCGCAAAATACACGGTACGTGTACGTGCCCAACCATTAGTTTGCCTGTAACCGGTAATTAAAGTATCATTAACCACACGTACAAAAGTCCATACCGTTTTGTCGTCATAGTTGTAAATGCCCGACATCAAATCCAGTATAATATGCGACTCATCAGACTTTGGAAATGTATACTGGTGCATACCTACCCTATTTGTTGCGGTAAGCTCAGCTAAAATATTGTCATCGTCTAGTTTAACCTTATAATATCCAGCCTCTGCAACCTCATTATCATGAGAAAATGCTGATCTAAAACCCGATTTAGGATCATCAGCAGTACCCGGATTTAATTGCAGTTTTCCTTGAGTTGGCATAATCAGAAAATCTCCCAGATCAGAGTGTCCGGTACCGCTGAAATGCGTATGGCTAAACCCTACAATTGTCTTATCCTCATACTTATACCCGGCACAATACTTATAAATATCACCATTATACTTGCCATTCAATTCGTACGACAAAGTATCTGTATCAGGACTTAGCTGAACAGATCCAAAAGGAACAGTAGCGCCCGGATACGTATGCCCCATTTTTTGAGTTCCAATAATTGGCTTTACATACTTTACCAGGCTTTGCTGCGCATTTGCCAGCACCGGGGCTGATAAAAAGCAGTACAGGAGGATTTTTTTCATATTTAACTTTAGTTCTATTTTTTTATGATCGTCTAAGGTATAAAAAAATCATACAAAAAACAGCCTTTTTACTATTGCTATAACGTTTGATTAAAATATTTCTCACTTCTCTTTAACCATCTATCCTCCGTACACATCAGCTCCTAATTTCCCCCTCAATTAAACCTCCTTCTATCTCCTCCCAATTCGGCTAAAATTCAGTGTCAGGAAGAGGGCCTCGGAACCATTTGCGCCCTTCAGCGCAAATGGTTCCAGCCCGAAAACAGATCACTTAATTTTACTTTGACAACCTATTGACCTCCCAAATTAAAAACTTCAATTAAAATCACGTATTTTTGCACCCTATTTCTAATCACCGGGCTTTGAACCCGAGGCAGTATTAAATAAAATGAGTAAAAGAGGAAGAATATTAGTCGCCATGAGTGGCGGTGTTGATAGTTCAGTAGCAGCAGTAATGCTACACGAACAAGGTTATGAAGTTATTGGATTAACCATGAAAACATGGGATTATGCAACATCAGGCAGCAGTAGTAAAGAAACAGGCTGTTGCAGTTTAGATAGCATAAACGATGCCCGCACCTTAGCCGTAAACTATGGTTTCCCTCATTATATTCTCGATATCCGCGATGAGTTTGGCGATTTTGTAATCGACAACTTTGTTGATGAATATCTTGCAGGACGTACACCAAACCCGTGTGTATTGTGCAATACCCATATTAAATGGGAAGCATTATTAAAACGCGCCAACAAACTGGATTGCGAATTTATTGCAACAGGGCACTATGCAAACATCAGACAACAAGATAGCGGCCGTTATGTAATTTCTAAAGGAAAAGACGAAAATAAAGACCAATCATACGTACTATGGGGTGTTTCTCAGGAAAACCTTGCACGTACACAATTCCCTCTGGGTTCTTTTGCCAAGTCTGAAATCAGACAAATGGCTTTAGACATGGGGCAAGAAGAACTTGCTAAGAAAAGTGAAAGCTACGAGATCTGTTTTGTGCCAGATAACGATTACCGTGCCTTCTTAAAACATAAAGTTGAAGATTTAGAAGACAGAGTTGCCGGCGGTAACTTCATCACTAAAGACGGAATGGTAGTTGGCCAGCATAAAGGCTATCCTTTTTACACCATTGGTCAGCGTAAAGGACTTGGAATTGCCTTTGGCGAGCCAATGTTTGTAACCCAAATTATGCCTGAAAGTAATACAGTAGTACTTGGCAGAGCCGAAGATCTGGAAAGAAACGAGGCTTTGGTACGCAACGTAAATCTGGTAAAATACGGAAGTATTTTAGAACCAATGGATAATGTAGTTACTAAAATCAGATATAAAGATGCAGGTATGTTAAGCACTATCGTTCAGGAAGGCGATAAAATGCGCGTAGTATTTGACCACAATGTATCAGCAATAGCACCTGGACAATCAGCAGTTTTCTATGAAGGAAACGACCTGTTGGGCGGCGGCTTCCTTTGCTAGAAGACCTTAAAATGTGCTCCCTTAGATCCCTAAGTACTGTCTAAGGGAGACAACTCCCTTTTTTGAAAAATATATTGCCCAATCTGTAGGGATCATTGGAGGTCATTCTTTTCCAATTTATTAGAGATCAAGTAAGGCGAAGCCGATTTTATCTTTTTACCTTTATATCTTTCAAAATAATAATCTACCCTGCCAAGATTAATCCCTGCAAAACCAACCTGATTTATGGTAGTTATTGCTCCGCTCAAATTCTGCACATCCTCTGGCTGATCCATAAAAGTATGCGTATGACCACCTATTATCAGGTCGATACTCTTATTATTTTTCGCTAAAATCTGATCAGAAACCTTATCTGTTTTATATTTGTAACCCAAATGAGATAAGCAAATTACCAGATCACATTTAAAGTCATTCTTTAATATATCAGCTATTTCATTAGCCTTTGCAACCGGGTCTAAGTAAACTGCATCTCCATAGTTTTTGCCATCAACCAAACCATGCAATTCTATTCCAACCCCAAAAACACCAATCTTTAATCCATCCTTTTTAAATATCTTATACGGAAGGGTCGATTTATTGAGTATCGTATTAGAGAAATCGTAATTACTACAAAGAACAGGGAAATTGGCATGAGGCAATTGCTTATAAAACCCCTCCATACCATTATCAAAATCATGATTGCCCATCGTTGCAGCATCATATCCCATTGCAGCCATGAGCTTAATTTCGAGCTCTCCACCAAACTTATTAAAATATGGAGTTCCCTGAAAAATGTCGCCGGCATCAAACAGCAGCACGTTTTTCTCTTCGCTTCTTATCTTTTTTATCAGGGCGGATCGCCTTGCCGTACCACCCAAACCTTCATATTTAGATCCGTCGATAGGAAAAGGCTCTACCCTGCTGTGAACATCATTAGTATGCAAAATAGTTAGCTTTGTTACCCCACCGGCCGCCTCTGCTTCAAATGCATTTAAATTTAAGGCCAAAGCAGCTGCAGCAATACCACCAGTTCTAAGAAAATCTCTGCGGTTAGTTTTTAGTAATTCTTCCATCTAATTTTGGATTAATTGTTTTTCCGGCAGCCTCAGTTTCAATAACGTAATTCATTAATGCATCGCGTATTTTAAGACCTATAACCTTTTGATCTATAGCATTTTTAAAGGCCGGAACATTGTCGCCACCACCACCAATATAATCTGAAGTAAGCACCTTGTAGGTTTTATTTACATCAAACGGTTTACCGTTTACCAATACATCTGTAGGCTTCTTATCTATTATTTTCATTTGCAAACGAGCCACAGGCTGCCCATTTGTAGAAGCTATATAATCCAGCACTTGTTGAACATCAGTACCTTT contains the following coding sequences:
- the mnmA gene encoding tRNA 2-thiouridine(34) synthase MnmA — protein: MSKRGRILVAMSGGVDSSVAAVMLHEQGYEVIGLTMKTWDYATSGSSSKETGCCSLDSINDARTLAVNYGFPHYILDIRDEFGDFVIDNFVDEYLAGRTPNPCVLCNTHIKWEALLKRANKLDCEFIATGHYANIRQQDSGRYVISKGKDENKDQSYVLWGVSQENLARTQFPLGSFAKSEIRQMALDMGQEELAKKSESYEICFVPDNDYRAFLKHKVEDLEDRVAGGNFITKDGMVVGQHKGYPFYTIGQRKGLGIAFGEPMFVTQIMPESNTVVLGRAEDLERNEALVRNVNLVKYGSILEPMDNVVTKIRYKDAGMLSTIVQEGDKMRVVFDHNVSAIAPGQSAVFYEGNDLLGGGFLC
- a CDS encoding bifunctional metallophosphatase/5'-nucleotidase — protein: MEELLKTNRRDFLRTGGIAAAALALNLNAFEAEAAGGVTKLTILHTNDVHSRVEPFPIDGSKYEGLGGTARRSALIKKIRSEEKNVLLFDAGDIFQGTPYFNKFGGELEIKLMAAMGYDAATMGNHDFDNGMEGFYKQLPHANFPVLCSNYDFSNTILNKSTLPYKIFKKDGLKIGVFGVGIELHGLVDGKNYGDAVYLDPVAKANEIADILKNDFKCDLVICLSHLGYKYKTDKVSDQILAKNNKSIDLIIGGHTHTFMDQPEDVQNLSGAITTINQVGFAGINLGRVDYYFERYKGKKIKSASPYLISNKLEKNDLQ
- a CDS encoding GH92 family glycosyl hydrolase translates to MKKILLYCFLSAPVLANAQQSLVKYVKPIIGTQKMGHTYPGATVPFGSVQLSPDTDTLSYELNGKYNGDIYKYCAGYKYEDKTIVGFSHTHFSGTGHSDLGDFLIMPTQGKLQLNPGTADDPKSGFRSAFSHDNEVAEAGYYKVKLDDDNILAELTATNRVGMHQYTFPKSDESHIILDLMSGIYNYDDKTVWTFVRVVNDTLITGYRQTNGWARTRTVYFAMSFSKPFVSYGQKNFDKAQVYKGFWRKFDQTKNFPDIAGRRIRMYFDFKTENQEKIKVKFALSPVSQVNALENMQAEAQGWDFNKVKQQAQAEWNKELNKIKIDALEDDKTNFYTAMYHAFINPTNYSDVNGEYKGLDQDVHKADGFINYTTFSLWDTYRALHPFLNIMQPARNNDIVKSMMAHYDQSALKMLPIWSHYANDNWCMSGYHSVSVLTDAIIKGVYNGDANKALDACVTTANHRDYEGIGDYIDLGYIPAERSGTSVSNTLEYAYDDWCIAQLAKKLNRQDVYDEFTKRSGNWKNVFDKSIGFMRPKMADGSFKKEFDVLSTHGQGFIEGNTWNYSFFVPQDPKALIEQMGGNKKVGLRLDSLFTMHLPDEFFAETEDITREGIIGGYVHGNEPAHHVAYLYNWIGQPWKTQERVRMILKMQYKPTPDGLGGNDDCGQMSAWYMFSSLGFYPVSPGSEDYSLGSPAIKNAVLTLENGKTFTIEALNQSDKNVYVQKVLLNGKQLAGNTIKHSDITAGGKLTFYLTAKPVKK